A region from the Rhodamnia argentea isolate NSW1041297 chromosome 7, ASM2092103v1, whole genome shotgun sequence genome encodes:
- the LOC115752486 gene encoding non-specific lipid-transfer protein 1-like, whose amino-acid sequence MKGAALALVAMAVVIALMANQAEGITCSQVNKSLGPCASYLTKGGDPGPACCNGVRGLKSSTPYPADRRAACVCIKQLASQAHNIKADAAAALPGKCGVSIGVPIRADVDCNRIS is encoded by the exons ATGAAGGGCGCGGCTTTGGCGTTGGTGGCGATGGCGGTCGTGATAGCGCTCATGGCGAACCAGGCGGAGGGCATCACTTGCTCACAAGTGAATAAGTCTCTCGGCCCTTGCGCATCGTACCTAACTAAAGGAGGGGACCCCGGACCGGCGTGCTGCAACGGGGTGAGAGGCCTGAAGAGCAGCACTCCGTACCCCGCAGACCGGCGCGCCGCGTGCGTGTGCATCAAGCAACTCGCGAGCCAGGCCCACAACATCAAGGCAGACGCTGCTGCCGCCCTGCCCGGCAAATGCGGTGTCTCGATTGGCGTCCCCATCCGTGCGGACGTAGATTGCAACCG catttcttga
- the LOC115752485 gene encoding F-box/kelch-repeat protein At3g23880-like, with the protein MDYTAVNGLKQTVAPLLMKMDGLPLAILSDILSRVSIQSLLRFRCVCKCWQEAIEAIDNSYFRNSLHCSKERMLLYHDYRKEEIYPLRIQEEAPMKMIQIAKFPGLQRLYAPRCLQWLPLLGHLIDVKNNPVLLVNPLTKEILRLPRAPDLRPDMSVYGFGFDCSANTYKMVQMDATRTRMMMRARVYDFEKRLWRTCKAPPPSQLPCRKFFFASGALNWFLNMGVMLSFDLTNEEFSSIQFSVPTRRAGRIAGAVPLFLHGPHRGVGA; encoded by the coding sequence ATGGATTATACGGCGGTGAACGGCCTCAAGCAGACGGTGGCTCCACTCTTGATGAAAATGGATGGACTTCCTCTAGCCATCCTCTCCGACATCCTCTCTAGGGTCTCGATCCAGTCGCTACTACGGTTCCGATGCGTCTGCAAGTGCTGGCAAGAAGCCATAGAAGCCATAGATAATTCCTACTTTCGCAACTCATTGCACTGCTCGAAAGAAAGAATGCTTCTATACCATGATTATAGAAAAGAGGAGATCTATCCCCTCAGGATACAAGAGGAAGCGCCGATGAAGATGATCCAGATAGCGAAATTCCCGGGACTGCAGAGACTATATGCTCCAAGGTGCCTGCAATGGCTTCCTCTTTTAGGGCACTTGATCGATGTCAAGAATAATCCTGTGCTCCTGGTTAATCCTCTTACTAAAGAGATCCTGAGATTGCCAAGAGCACCCGATCTTCGACCAGATATGTCGGTTTACGGGTTCGGCTTTGATTGCTCTGCCAACACTTACAAGATGGTACAAATGGATGCAACTCGTACCCGCATGATGATGAGGGCTCGAGTCTACGATTTCGAGAAGCGATTGTGGAGGACCTGCAAAGCCCCGCCGCCTTCTCAGTTGCCTTGTCGTAAATTCTTCTTTGCTTCTGGAGCTTTGAACTGGTTCCTCAACATGGGGGTGATGCTCTCTTTCGACCTAACCAACGAGGAGTTCAGCTCGATCCAGTTTTCGGTGCCGACTCGTCGAGCTGGGAGGATCGCCGGGGCTGTTCCGTTATTCCTACATGGACCTCATCGAGGTGTGGGTGCTTGA
- the LOC125316082 gene encoding non-specific lipid-transfer protein 1-like produces MKGAALAVAAAAAMALIALMASPVEGITCPQVRKSLGPCASYLTKGGDPGSACCDGVRGLKNSTPYPADRRAACVCIKQLASQSHNIKADAAATLPGKCGVSIGVPIRADVDCNRIS; encoded by the exons ATGAAGGGCGCGGCTTTGGCggtagcggcggcggcggcaatggCCTTGATAGCGCTCATGGCGAGCCCTGTGGAGGGCATCACTTGCCCACAAGTGCGAAAGTCTCTCGGCCCTTGCGCATCGTACCTCACCAAAGGAGGGGACCCCGGGTCGGCGTGCTGCGACGGGGTGAGAGGCCTGAAGAACAGCACCCCGTACCCTGCCGACAGGCGTGCCGCCTGCGTGTGCATCAAGCAACTCGCCAGCCAGTCCCACAACATCAAGGCGGACGCCGCCGCCACGCTGCCCGGAAAATGCGGTGTCTCAATCGGCGTCCCCATCCGCGCGGACGTAGATTGCAACCG CATTTCTTGA